One Apteryx mantelli isolate bAptMan1 chromosome Z, bAptMan1.hap1, whole genome shotgun sequence genomic window, GATTAATATGCATGTAGCTGCAAACAGCATTTGGTCTCATTATGCTAGATATGCGAGGTGTTCTTCAAAGACATCCCAGAATAACAGGCAGTGTTATCTTTAGTTTATTGTTTATATGTGTGCTTTAAAACCAAGCCTCCCTAAGAGTTTTCTGTGGAAAAGTGTGTTTTGATGAAAAATCCATTTTGAGCAGACAACAAATACTTTATCTGATAAAacataattttttcctctctgttctctcACTGTTTCTGTTAGGAAACAGAATTTTCTCTACTCCAAGTTTGTTGCGAAGCAACCCATTCGTTACCATTGAGTGTTTGGTTTCAAGTCACTTCCCCATTGCTCTTTTTCCTGTTCTGCATGACATCTTgtggaaaagctggcctgatttttttttttttaatgttgaagaacaaaaattattttttccttcctgcatgGATATTACTCTAGTTTTCAGTAGAAATTGGAGAATGTATATGAGAAATAGGGAATGGTATAGGTGAAACTGTCTGCTTCTATTATCTCTCTTAAGAAGGGGTTATTTAAAGAAATTAGATGAGAGTATATTTAATAGGGGAATATCTTTTGTCTTAACACGATACACAAGAGCTCAGAACTCAGTAAATGATCATATGTGAGTACTTATTTATCACTGACTTTGAACAGAGTCAAATATTCAGTAAGGTATATGGACCTCTGATAATGGAGAGAGACAATTAATTTGTTTCTTGCAACTTTCCTTTGAAAGCTGGTGCTACCACTTAGGTATTACCATACTAAATAAGCAAACAGTCCAACTAGTTTAGTGTTCTATTTCTAATCTAAAACTTGTGAAAGTAGCTACAGGTATGTGTATGAGCAGGCAATTGCGGAGCATTACATCATCTGCTAAATATCATAATCAAAAGTTACCACTTTCCAATAGCACAAACCGATGAATGCTTGGGAAGCTAACTTCTATATTTCATAGTTCAAGAGAAAAGACTTTGCAGTGGGAAAGCTTGAGGAAAAAATGGTTTGTAATTTGATGCATCTCTTCCCAGAGAGTCCATCAACATGGCTATGGTAGCAGAATTTCTGAAGCAGGCATGGTTCATGGACAATCAGGAGCAGGAATGTATTGTAAGTATTATAACCTTTTCAGAGCATCATGCTTATTTTCAAGTATATTTAGAAGTGATTTAAAGGCATAGGCCAACAAACATTTTTCATAGACTCCAAGGGGAGGAAAGATGATGGCAAAATTCTGCTGATTAGAATCAGAACAGGATTTTATTACAACATATAATCTAAAAAGTCTCTGGTAGCACTCTGGTAtcagatgaaaaaatatttttatgtgcaCATTTTAGTGCCTAGTTATTAGTTTCTAGGCAGAGCCAGTTACTGTAATGGAAGTGCCATTCCCACTGGCTAGTCATTGATTGACTCAAGTTAAAGTAGTAATCTGATGCACAGGAGCGTGAATGTGTAAGAACATGTTCAGATGACGTACGTGGAGAAGATGGAGATGCTTAGATTGAGGTACAGGAAGCCATGAGTTGGAGCCCAGGAATGCAAAGGAGGAACTAATGCCACTAGTATAAATACTAGTTTTCTCACCATATGGCATGCTTAGGGTGGGAAGAGTCACTGTATGTGATAAAACATCTCAAATGATCAGTACTGATGCTGATTCGAAGGGACTAGGAGGATCCAGAGCATCTTTATGATAAGGAAGCTGATTAGGATACTGAAATGTCCGTCAGCACAGGTAAAGTGGCACACTGTGAAGTCACAGGAGATTCTGAAAGCAACTTtcatcttggaaaaaaacagaatataggAGGGAATTTCAGTAAACAAACTTTTCTGCTGTAGACCTTCTTATGGACTTTGTAATTTTTGTCCAGCAGCATTTTGTCCATAATCCCTTGGCTCCACATCCCATCCCCCTTGTACTCCCAGGGTCCTGAGTCATTCTAGTTACAGTGGTTACAGGCAGTTTTTCATTTAGCTACTAGATAAATTTGTCATGGAAACTAGCACACAAATACCAGTCTGGCTAGCCTGGGATCCAGGCACTGAATGAGACCCATTCTTCTGCTGGCTTAAATGAGTCACAGTgatggttttttttaaagtatgcaaGACACTTCTTCAAGTATGCAGGCTCTCTGCTCTGTTCAATACAACTCCTAGTGATAAAATTGTGGAGGGCATTGACTGTGTAACTATCGGATATTACAAATGTACAAAAAATCAGTACAGAGTGCTGTATGTGAAACATGTATCCCTAAGACCTTACCATTTGTCTTGCACTAATTAACTTTAGAggcaaaggattaaaaaaaaaaatctaatagtgGGTTGTTGAATATGAGACAAAGAATACAGCTGATTCTAAGAAAGTTTAGCTAAACTACTGTCGTGTTATAAAAGTTCTTACCACATTTCACACCAAGtgagattttctttaaatatttcatcCAAGAATCTCAGAGCATTTTTTAGCTGCTGTCAAAGATGGTAATGAGGACAACATTGGTTAGACAGTTCTGCTGAGTTGTAGGCCCTACCGGTAACTTGTTTATGTGCCTTGACCTAAGTCAACATGACAAAACTGTCACGTAGTGGAATTCTTTATCCCCCAGTTATCCACAGGTTCCTTTAGATGTTGCCTAGGGAGTGTCCAGCACCTGAGACTGGATTCACCAAAGGCAGCCAGTAGGTAATCTCTTTGAAGAAAGTGTTGCTTATGTCTCATGTTTCAAAGAGGTTGGGTAACCAGTTCTCCTTCGCTTCTTCCAAGGATCAGGCCTGAACTCTTCTCCAAGATGGAGATCGTGCATACAGGAGGTGTTTGTAGTCTTAGACGCGAGTCAGCTGAGAAGCCACTTAATGTGATGCATAGTCAATTTGCACAAGATGAGTGGGGATATTAGTAGCACTCTACTGGCAGTGCCTGCAGGATTTAATTGTGGTTTTAGAGTCTTTAAAATTTGGACATAATTGCCTAAAGTGGCAGTTAGGAAGTAGTTTCCTGTGGAAGATGACTTGCTCTGAGAAATAGGCCCTCAGGGACCCAAAACAATATATGAACTACTTTCTCTTTAATAGAAGAGGTGTGAAAGGAGGTAAAACCAATATGTGTATCATACTGGGTCTGTTAAGCTATATTTAGCTACTAAACTCAGAGTTCATTTCTTCATAGTGGTATAATAGGCAATCCTGAATACAGGGTTAATTTAGGCATGTAAAACTGCTTCTTTGCATAAATTTTCTTTggaataagtattttttttccccctgcagaaaAGTTCAAAAGGTGGCTCTCCAGTCCAGTCATACCCTAACTTCGATCCATCAGCTGATGCTGCTTCTTTGGACAAAGCTATTACTGTAAAGGGTAAGAGAAGTTAAATATTTAACCCACCACATTAGGATTCTTCCTTAGGAAAATTTGAAAATAGCCCTGAATAAAATATCAGAGTCAGAGGCAATGGCAAGCAGAAGAGGTGTGACCGCTTTTAAAAGCCTAGCAAGACATCAGAATTTTGCCACCTCAGAAAGAATCTGAACTCTTTGATAACCTGACATTATATTACAATTTCAGACCTTAATACTGTATTAAGGTTCTTGCATTTGTAGTAACAATTTAATATGTAGTAACAATTTAATTTCTAGAGAATCAAAAAGAGTATTATGACACATCAAGCTAATgcttttttatttgatttctgtAAAAAACCCTACAAGAAGTAGTGGATATGCTGATACTGTGGTATATGCTTTTGTTACGCTTCCCTCTTAAATTCACATTGGGCACTTTGGCTGTAATTTGAAACCTTTTCCAATTTGACTTGGCGAAGGTTAAATGAGTATGCCATCtaatgctgtttattttatttagttatgCTGTTGTGTAGGTTCAGCTCTCAGAACACTTTAAGGCTTTCTTAAATAAGATTGTGGCAAATACAGGTTTCTGTTCCATGGGAACCTATTTATCAGGTTTCTCCCTACATCACTAAGTCAGTAGATGACTGCAGTTTTTCCTTTGGTTAGACTTCAATGTGTCAAACAATCAAAATGTAACACATTCcagataataaaatataaaaatgatgatTTGGTTAAATAACACATTAGATACTGTTATAAAACTTGCAATATATTAGACATTATGTTGTTTGGTTACTCGTAGGTGTGGATGAAGCCACCATCATTGATATCTTGACTAAAAGAACAAATGCCCAGCGCCAGCAGATCAAAGCTGCCTATCAGCAGTTGAAAGGAAAGGTAAAGTATTTCCAAGCCCACCTCAAATGTGTAActgaaatgtcaatgttttccatGGATCTGGTGGTGCATACAGCTTTAGTTTCCCAGAATAAAAGGCTACAGCAATTAATTTCTGTAGTTTATGAAAACTGTGACAGGGGAGATAGTACCCTGAAACTACTTTGCCAGTTATGAGTCTTTGGACACAGTGTCTAttatttttggggaaaaaaataatcccaCGTTCTCAGCCTCCAGGTTTTTGAAAGCCCTAAAGGTCCTTTAAGTCATTTGATCACTGGGAATATAGAAAGCTCACTACCACCTGGCAGACAGTCTGCtgggaaaaagggagagagagagaaggggactTCGCAGCATCCCTCTATGGATACTTAACTGTTGATAGAATAGAGAATGAGACAGGAAAGATGCAGGACCGTAGTCCTGTTTTACATCCACAGATGCACAGGGGGTGGTTTGCTTATTTGTTCTAGTGACAAAACTGCTAGTTCCTGGACTTGAGGAGCTTGGAAATTACTggatatttctacagaagagttaATTGCTCTGCACAAAGCTCCctataacactttttttccagttgATCTTGTAACTCTAAATTGAAATTATAATTGCGCAGTTGGCATAGCAGAGTTGCCGAGCCTTTGCTCCTAAGACTCCCTGGTGCTCTTTGCTTTGTAACTCTAAGTGACTTCTAAGGGCCAACTTGGAAAACAAGTCTACTATCTCATTTTACCCTAGATTTCCTGTGTGTCTGTTCAGAAACTTCACTTGCGGTTTCACAGCTCTCTTCTCCCACAGAGGAAGCTCCAGCCTTGCAATTATGTTTTATCAAGgcctaaattaaaatataacttCAAAGGCACACAGAGCCTAATGCTGTTAGATTATTAGATACCCTGTTGCCTGGCGCACCatcaaagcagaacaaaactgaCTATGGACACAGTGCTTGCTTCTGAAGTAACCTCATTGGCTTAGGTACCCTGACAAAGCAGGGTTATATATTGACCTTCACACTCTTATAGCCACTGTCTACAGACACATTTGatggggaagagagctgcaacTTCATGTAACAAAAAACAGTTTGGAGCATTCACTGATTGCACAcagaataaaacttttttttttttttttaacttagattTAGGTCAGATTGGAATATAGTCCCAATCTCTTCTTAATTTTGGGACTTGCAGTTGTGGATAGGATGAGATTATGCCACAGTGTTTTCACTACAATTTCCATATCCTTTAGGCAATAAACCGATGAACTAAAATATTCTCCAGATATGTGCATTTAAGCAACTCAATCACCATCATATCAGCAATATAGTAGTACCTTCTCTTAAAAAACAAGCAGCCTATTTTGAGTCTGCTTCTAGTGCTGTAAATGAGTGAATGAAAACATGCTGAATATGTACTGAAAAAAACCTAACACTAatgaacagaaagatgacaatCTATAATTCTCACGCAGGTCTTTGCAGTTCTGTCTAGTAGTTAAAGGAGTGATGTGGACTAAGATTCTTCAGATGTTAAACTCATTTTTCTACTGTAGCTGAACAGCAGCTTTTAACCATTCATGAGCTTAGTAtgtttttcattcttcctttcacAGAGTCTGGAAGAAGCCTTGAAAAAGGTTCTGAAAAGTCACCTGGAAGATGTTGTTGTGGCTTTGCTGAAAACTCCAGCTCAGTTTGATGCTGAAGAATTAAGGGCCTCTATGAAGGTTGGGCAAAAACGCTTTTAGAAAAACTTCcctaaagaaaattaaataattcTTGGGGCCTGTAAATGATACTGGATTGCATTTTGAAGATTGCATATTGTCTTCATTTTCCTCCCATATTGTAAAATAAATCTGTACTGGTAATGCATGTTCTAAGAATGAGACATAGCAGTCTCTGCTGAATTCAGGGTTGGAGGAGATTGACTGCAAATGCTATTCTCTTACGAGATAAACTCTCTTTGCCTTCTGAAAACTGGTTGCTACTGTGGTGGCAGAAAGCCATGGTTGTTTACTTAGGGGTTTTCTGAatagtaagaaaaaacaaaaagggaatgGGGAGGTGTTTTTCTTCATGGATTACAAATTCCTGTCTTCTATGTACACTGCTCAGTCATTTTAGCACTTCTCTTGGGTACCAGTGATGTTCGATGTGATAAAAAATGAATTCCAGGGGAGATGAAATAAGACAGTCATATAAAAGCaggaatgtttttaatttttctgtcttcCTGCATGTGGGATCTTCAGATCCTTCTCCCTCATTTTCATGTTCTTTCTGTTCTTCTACATTTTAAGTTTGGTGTATTAAATAACGTTAAAAATTCAACCATTTTTCAACAGGGCCTTGGAACTGATGAAGATACCTTAATTGAGATTCTGGCCTCAAGAAACAACAGAGAGATCAGAGAAGCCAGCAGATACTACAAAGAAGGTaattcagagaaggaaaaaaatattaatggtaTGCAGCATTGGGAGAAAATGGACAGACTCTGTTCTGCAAAGTCATATTCTTTTTATCAATAACTTTGTTTTAAGCAGCCATAACCAACAGATAGCTGCAAACTTAATACCTGGCATTAAAAAATCTAGTGTGGGTCACACAAGTCTTCTCACAACACTGTGTAGCAGACGCATTACGCTCACAGCCTCACCTCTCAATAGGAGAAACTGAGAAGATGTTTTATGTGATAAGTAAAGCTACAAGTAAGGTCAGGTACAGGAGAGGCCATACTGACTTTTTCTGATCCAAAGAGATCacactgcaaaaggaaaaggcTCATGATCCCAGCCGGAAGTGTCGATGTTTCATGGAACAGGACATTTAGATGTTTTCTAAAATGCAAGCAAAACccagctgcttttcttctccttaaCTAAGTCCTGGCTGACCTCTTAAGGGCTCACTAGCCTTGAAAAAACACTTATTGATTTAGTAACACAGGTCACTTTAGTTGCAGGAACTAGAGGGGGGAATTCTTTGAAGAAGTAACTAAAACATAATCTGGCATCTCTCACTTATGTAGAGTTTAATATGGTCAGTCTGTGTTGTCTAATTTAATCTCATGTTTTCTGAGATTATGGGCTAATGTTTCCAAGAGATTTCCATTCAGTGTGTCTCATTTAGAAGCCCAAATTTATAGTTCATTTTTTCAGAATCTTTTTGAGTCCTGTTGGATATAGTTCAGTGCTATTTAGAATAGTCAGAAATAAGAATGAAAGACAAATGGTACCCAAAaagtttcaagcttttttttttgtatttcacaaGACCCTTCAGAATGACTGTTTTAGCAGATTGTGGGTCTAACCTCCAGTTTCACAGCACATCTCAGAAATGAGTGTGTGTTACACAAAGTACTCATTCTCTCAAAACTAAatgagggaaaagaggaaaactgCAGTTCCAACAGGCATATTTAAGTAAGAaactaagaaaagaaaggaaaaatgatagGAATGATAACTTTAAAACAAACTGTGTATCCATTTTCATTTGATTTCAGTGCTGAAGAGAGATCTGACACAAGACATTATCTCTGACACGTCTGGAGACTTTCAGAAGGCTTTGGTTACTCTAGCCAAGGTATGCTGTATTTAAACATTTGCACTGACATTACCAATACTGACAGTTAATGTTGTCAAGACTATGTTAAGAAAAGATGTATAATAAATAAGAATTTCTTCATTAAGtaatttatttattaagtaaTGTTTATTTCCTTGCATTATTTTTTACTTATACATGTTAGACAAtataaaattattcttaaaaaaagctATAAGGAGATTTTAttcaagagcattaaaaaaatgtgATATTTGTTACTGTTTATCAAATGTGCTTTTAATTCTTTTTGCGTGGTAGCTGtaagcatttgaaaaaaacaatagaaataaTGTCGTATCAAGTGAccagaagtagaaaaaaagtgaTGCTTATAAGTAGAGAAATAAACCTTTGATTAGCTGTTAAGATATATTTCTATTAGTAAGTATAGTGGGATAGTAGGAGCTAACAAGTGGACGAAGTGTTTTGTGAATTGATGCTCAAAAGCAGTTCAGTTTAAACGCTAGAGCTGCTATGAAAAGACTCGTTGGAAATACAATGAATATTGGATTCCATGATTGTTGAGTACCTGTGTGAAGCTTGTACGTGCACAGCAGATTGTTTGTTGATATGCCCATGTGTATAGTTCTGATttgcagttttgcttttaaatgacCTTGAAAGAAGTTCATTATAGAAGTTCATCAGGGAGCAAGTTGTA contains:
- the ANXA1 gene encoding annexin A1, producing the protein MAMVAEFLKQAWFMDNQEQECIKSSKGGSPVQSYPNFDPSADAASLDKAITVKGVDEATIIDILTKRTNAQRQQIKAAYQQLKGKSLEEALKKVLKSHLEDVVVALLKTPAQFDAEELRASMKGLGTDEDTLIEILASRNNREIREASRYYKEVLKRDLTQDIISDTSGDFQKALVTLAKADRSEDPHVNDELADSDARALYEAGEKRKGTDVNVFVTVLTARSYPHLRRVFQKYTKYSQHDMNKVLDLELKGDIENCLTALVKCATSKPAFFAEKLHLAMKGSGTQHKTLIRIMVSRSEVDMNDIKGYYKRLYGISLRQAIMDELKGDYENILVALCGSDN